One genomic region from Anguilla rostrata isolate EN2019 chromosome 2, ASM1855537v3, whole genome shotgun sequence encodes:
- the LOC135247377 gene encoding clarin-3, whose translation MPSSKKTLHFLTSALATSAGVSVLGYGMSAQWSFSEMECSAKDTDNYNGTANVQFGLFKCGLAKKSCPSFDNDNNFEVLTLLLSVGGTPFILHAIIISLLALTLLSSAGSLLITLYNSVSNPYETYMGPLGLYVCSSVSGILSFLTLVLFLINTLVVGVPQELVRNNVAVNLRDINTELQVGFYLLIPFMATSVIAILSVFMYEHTAYTQRKEQQRPTEDAPKDIMLY comes from the exons ATGCCGTCGTCCAAGAAAACTTTACACTTCTTGACGAGCGCCCTGGCCACCAGCGCCGGTGTCTCCGTGCTGGGCTACGGGATGTCAGCCCAGTGGTCCTTTTCTGAGATGGAGTGCTCGGCTAAAGATACCGACAATTACAACGGCACGGCAAACGTACAGTTCGGGCTTTTCAAGTGCGGGCTGGCAAAAAAGTCTTGCCCCAGCTTTGACAACGACAATAATTTTGAAG TTTTGACGCTACTCCTCAGTGTAGGGGGCACCCCATTCATCCTCCACGCCATTATCATAAGCCTGTTGGCCCTCACCTTGCTCAGCTCAGCAGGCAGCTTACTGATCACTCTGTACAACAGCGTCAGCAACCCTTACGAGACCTACATGGGACCCTTGGGCCTGTACGTCTGCAGCTCCGTCAGTG GTATCCTTTCATTTCTGACACTGGTTTTGTTCCTGATAAACACGCTAGTGGTCGGTGTGCCTCAAGAGCTTGTTCGGAATAACGTGGCGGTCAATCTCAGGGACATCAACACAGAACTGCAGGTGGGGTTCTACCTGCTGATCCCGTTCATGGCCACCAGTGTGATCGCTATCCTGTCCGTCTTCATGTACGAGCACACAGCCTACACCCAGAGGAAGGAGCAGCAGCGGCCCACCGAGGACGCGCCCAAAGACATCATGTTGTACTGA